A genomic segment from Micropterus dolomieu isolate WLL.071019.BEF.003 ecotype Adirondacks linkage group LG03, ASM2129224v1, whole genome shotgun sequence encodes:
- the zyx gene encoding zyxin isoform X1: MEDSSSSKPFMVTSSLNFKVTTPSFYNQPKKFASVAPPRPKSLTPPSGPSPTPIGTAVIGRVGDLPPLHSSLCDDFPPPPPPPPPMDDDLPAPPPDCHTTPNASDAPPPAFPAPPPVADDLPLPAPPEESACPPTCPPPPPPPPPPPPPSLPAFGASMPSAAGNPQRLMEKQTSFDQQLDSLTDLLSEMETRGPFNPKLPSQYSSAPAPKPSGPPPTAPKPALSFLPPPEMADRPPPAPWAEELKARTNRHGNHNPTPNSTAQPLAKAPTVAPKSAFGGRSGTSSTSLAQKLNQNLNQTTAPISVAPKPPPPSATSSFPPPPAAPPAPPTPPNNKAAAPASHHIKSSPFASQVNANQNPPAPVPPPQPKTMAPHSSFNQPMKTPPASTQPSPPGPVAIPGGGVPLNMREVEELERMTKDFIKNMDTHAPVITSPPTEVCGKCGEALSRTQPAVRAMDKLFHSNCFCCMSCHRPLQGMQFYDRDGAPQCEDCYVSSLAVCSRCGEKITDRVLKAVGQCFHAHCFRCSTCSCSLEGAPFITDDNNNPYCVQDYHRRFSPLCVSCNEPIIPAAGSEETVRVVALDKNFHLKCYRCEDCARPLSIEADENGCYPLDGRILCMKCHTKRVRQAAQ; this comes from the exons atggaggactccagcagcagcaagcCATTCATGGTGACATCCTCTCTGAACTTCAAAGTCACCACCCCGTCCTTCTACAACCAGCCAAAGAAGTTTGCCTCTGTGGCACCACCACGGCCCAAAAGTCTGACACCTCCCTCAGGTCCTTCACCGACACCGATAGGCACAGCTGTGATTGGTCGAGTGGGAGATCTGCCTCCGCTGCACAGTTCGCTCTGTGAtg ACTtcccaccccctcctcctcctcctcctccaatgGATGATGATTTGCCAGCCCCTCCCCCTGATTGCCACACCACACCCAATGCCTCTGACGCCCCCCCTCCCGCCTTCCCCGCTCCACCTCCAGTGGCAGATGACCTGCCCCTCCCAGCTCCCCCTGAGGAGAGTGCCTGTCCGCCCACCtgcccacctcctccccctccccctcctcccccaccccctccatCGCTCCCTGCCTTCGGTGCCAGTATGCCCAGTGCCGCTGGGAACCCACAG AGACTGATGGAGAAGCAGACTAGCTTCGATCAACAGCTAGACTCTCTAACTGACTTGCTGTCTGAGATGGAAACCAGGGGACCTTTCAACCCCAAG CTACCAAGCCAATATTCTTCAGCACCAGCACCCAAACCTTCAGGTCCTCCCCCGACTGCTCCTAAACCGGCTCTTTCCTTCCTCCCACCCCCTGAGATGGCCGACCGCCCGCCTCCAGCACCTTGGGCAGAAGAACTCAAAGCCAGAACGAATCGACACGGCAATCACAACCCCACCCCAAACTCTACTGCTCAGCCATTAGCTAAGGCCCCGACTGTGGCTCCCAAGTCTGCTTTCGGAGGGAGATCGGGAACGTCATCAACCTCTCTGGCTCAAAAACTGAACCAGAACCTGAACCAAACCACCGCCCCAATCAGTGTAGCACCAAaacctccccctccctctgccACCAGCTCTTTCCCTCCACCTCCCGCAGCTCCCCCCGCACCTCCTACCCCACCAAACAATAAGGCAGCTGCCCCAGCCTCTCATCACATAAAGAGTTCTCCCTTTGCCAGTCAGGTGAATGCAAACCAAAACCCTCCTGCTCCCGTGCCTCCTCCTCAACCCAAGACGATGGCGCCTCACTCCTCCTTTAACCAACCAATGAAAACTCCACCTGCATCAACT CAGCCCTCACCCCCTGGCCCAGTTGCTATCCCAGGTGGAGGTGTTCCTCTGAACATGAGGGAAgtggaggagctggagagaATGACGAAGGACTTCATTaaaaacatggacacacacgCACCTGTCATCACCTCCCCTCCTACAG AGGTCTGTGGGAAGTGTGGCGAGGCTCTGTCCCGTACCCAGCCGGCAGTGAGGGCCATGGACAAGCTCTTCCACTCCAACTGCTTCTGTTGCATGAGCTGTCATCGCCCCCTGCAGGGCATGCAGTTCTATGACAGGGATGGCGCACCACAGTGTGAGGACTGCTACGTG AGTTCCCTGGCAGTGTGTTCCCGATGTGGGGAGAAGATCACGGACCGCGTGTTGAAGGCAGTGGGCCAGTGTTTCCACGCCCATTGTTTCCGCTGCAGCACCTGCTCCTGCTCACTTGAGGGGGCACCTTTTATCACTGATGACAACAACAACCCCTACTGTGTCCAGGATTACCACAG GCGTTTCTCCCCTCTGTGCGTGAGCTGTAATGAACCCATTATTCCAGCCGCAGGCAGTGAGGAAACGGTCAGAGTGGTGGCTCTCGACAAGAACTTCCACCTTAAGTGTTACCGTTGTGAG GATTGCGCTCGGCCTCTCTCCATAGAAGCAGATGAAAATGGCTGCTATCCATTGGATGGTAGGATCCTGTGTATGAAGTGCCATACCAAGCGAGTCAGGCAAGCTGCGCAGTGA
- the zyx gene encoding zyxin isoform X2: MEDSSSSKPFMVTSSLNFKVTTPSFYNQPKKFASVAPPRPKSLTPPSGPSPTPIGTAVIGRVGDLPPLHSSLCDDFPPPPPPPPPMDDDLPAPPPDCHTTPNASDAPPPAFPAPPPVADDLPLPAPPEESACPPTCPPPPPPPPPPPPPSLPAFGASMPSAAGNPQRLMEKQTSFDQQLDSLTDLLSEMETRGPFNPKLPSQYSSAPAPKPSGPPPTAPKPALSFLPPPEMADRPPPAPWAEELKARTNRHGNHNPTPNSTAQPLAKAPTVAPKSAFGGRSGTSSTSLAQKLNQNLNQTTAPISVAPKPPPPSATSSFPPPPAAPPAPPTPPNNKAAAPASHHIKSSPFASQVNANQNPPAPVPPPQPKTMAPHSSFNQPMKTPPASTPSPPGPVAIPGGGVPLNMREVEELERMTKDFIKNMDTHAPVITSPPTEVCGKCGEALSRTQPAVRAMDKLFHSNCFCCMSCHRPLQGMQFYDRDGAPQCEDCYVSSLAVCSRCGEKITDRVLKAVGQCFHAHCFRCSTCSCSLEGAPFITDDNNNPYCVQDYHRRFSPLCVSCNEPIIPAAGSEETVRVVALDKNFHLKCYRCEDCARPLSIEADENGCYPLDGRILCMKCHTKRVRQAAQ, encoded by the exons atggaggactccagcagcagcaagcCATTCATGGTGACATCCTCTCTGAACTTCAAAGTCACCACCCCGTCCTTCTACAACCAGCCAAAGAAGTTTGCCTCTGTGGCACCACCACGGCCCAAAAGTCTGACACCTCCCTCAGGTCCTTCACCGACACCGATAGGCACAGCTGTGATTGGTCGAGTGGGAGATCTGCCTCCGCTGCACAGTTCGCTCTGTGAtg ACTtcccaccccctcctcctcctcctcctccaatgGATGATGATTTGCCAGCCCCTCCCCCTGATTGCCACACCACACCCAATGCCTCTGACGCCCCCCCTCCCGCCTTCCCCGCTCCACCTCCAGTGGCAGATGACCTGCCCCTCCCAGCTCCCCCTGAGGAGAGTGCCTGTCCGCCCACCtgcccacctcctccccctccccctcctcccccaccccctccatCGCTCCCTGCCTTCGGTGCCAGTATGCCCAGTGCCGCTGGGAACCCACAG AGACTGATGGAGAAGCAGACTAGCTTCGATCAACAGCTAGACTCTCTAACTGACTTGCTGTCTGAGATGGAAACCAGGGGACCTTTCAACCCCAAG CTACCAAGCCAATATTCTTCAGCACCAGCACCCAAACCTTCAGGTCCTCCCCCGACTGCTCCTAAACCGGCTCTTTCCTTCCTCCCACCCCCTGAGATGGCCGACCGCCCGCCTCCAGCACCTTGGGCAGAAGAACTCAAAGCCAGAACGAATCGACACGGCAATCACAACCCCACCCCAAACTCTACTGCTCAGCCATTAGCTAAGGCCCCGACTGTGGCTCCCAAGTCTGCTTTCGGAGGGAGATCGGGAACGTCATCAACCTCTCTGGCTCAAAAACTGAACCAGAACCTGAACCAAACCACCGCCCCAATCAGTGTAGCACCAAaacctccccctccctctgccACCAGCTCTTTCCCTCCACCTCCCGCAGCTCCCCCCGCACCTCCTACCCCACCAAACAATAAGGCAGCTGCCCCAGCCTCTCATCACATAAAGAGTTCTCCCTTTGCCAGTCAGGTGAATGCAAACCAAAACCCTCCTGCTCCCGTGCCTCCTCCTCAACCCAAGACGATGGCGCCTCACTCCTCCTTTAACCAACCAATGAAAACTCCACCTGCATCAACT CCCTCACCCCCTGGCCCAGTTGCTATCCCAGGTGGAGGTGTTCCTCTGAACATGAGGGAAgtggaggagctggagagaATGACGAAGGACTTCATTaaaaacatggacacacacgCACCTGTCATCACCTCCCCTCCTACAG AGGTCTGTGGGAAGTGTGGCGAGGCTCTGTCCCGTACCCAGCCGGCAGTGAGGGCCATGGACAAGCTCTTCCACTCCAACTGCTTCTGTTGCATGAGCTGTCATCGCCCCCTGCAGGGCATGCAGTTCTATGACAGGGATGGCGCACCACAGTGTGAGGACTGCTACGTG AGTTCCCTGGCAGTGTGTTCCCGATGTGGGGAGAAGATCACGGACCGCGTGTTGAAGGCAGTGGGCCAGTGTTTCCACGCCCATTGTTTCCGCTGCAGCACCTGCTCCTGCTCACTTGAGGGGGCACCTTTTATCACTGATGACAACAACAACCCCTACTGTGTCCAGGATTACCACAG GCGTTTCTCCCCTCTGTGCGTGAGCTGTAATGAACCCATTATTCCAGCCGCAGGCAGTGAGGAAACGGTCAGAGTGGTGGCTCTCGACAAGAACTTCCACCTTAAGTGTTACCGTTGTGAG GATTGCGCTCGGCCTCTCTCCATAGAAGCAGATGAAAATGGCTGCTATCCATTGGATGGTAGGATCCTGTGTATGAAGTGCCATACCAAGCGAGTCAGGCAAGCTGCGCAGTGA